From the genome of Amycolatopsis sp. NBC_01488, one region includes:
- the recG gene encoding ATP-dependent DNA helicase RecG produces MAGLRDKLPLLLGAKTAKALATALDIETVSDLLRHYPRRYAERGELTDIAGLELGEHATVLARVEKVSKRRMKSRNGTILDMVITDGKRRLTCAFFNQAWREKDLVPGKTGLFAGKVSAFRDTLQLTNPEYELFEADRADEAMDDFLAAIIPVYPAAQGMPTWSIAKCVRQVLDVLEVDEDPMPAELRRLHRLSDLDTALHGIHRPDNWAHLEASKKRLKWDEAMAVQLIFAQRRHSAISRPAKANPHVSGGLMDAFDKRLPFDLTAGQREIGAEIAADLASEHPMNRLLQGEVGSGKTIVALRAMLQVVDNGRQTAMLAPTEVLAAQHARSLREMLGDLGQAGELGAAENATRVTLLTGSMGAKERKKALLEIVSGEAGIVVGTHALIQDHVEFADLGLAVVDEQHRFGVEQRDALRTRGAGDTSPHVLVMTATPIPRTVAMTVYGDLEVSALREMPVGRSPISTTVVPVAEKPAWFDRIWQRVREEVGKGHQAYVVCPRIGDEPPSDKSDKRPPLAVLDVAPDLENGALQGLRVGVLHGRMPPDDKDAVMRAFSAAKLDVLVATTVIEVGVNVPNATAMVIMDADRFGVSQLHQLRGRVGRGSVPGVCLLVTEALDGTATRERLAAVESTTDGFELSRLDLELRREGDILGAAQSGKRSGLKLLSLLRDEDVIAASRASAQEIVEEDPDLKKYHGLAQLVADVVDVDRAEYLEKS; encoded by the coding sequence ATGGCCGGACTGCGCGACAAGCTGCCGCTGCTGCTGGGCGCCAAGACGGCGAAGGCGCTCGCCACGGCGTTGGACATCGAGACGGTCAGCGACCTGCTGCGCCACTACCCGCGCCGCTACGCCGAGCGTGGCGAGCTCACCGACATCGCCGGCCTCGAGCTGGGCGAGCACGCCACCGTGCTGGCGCGCGTGGAAAAGGTGAGCAAGCGGCGGATGAAGTCCCGCAACGGGACCATCCTCGACATGGTGATCACCGACGGCAAGCGCCGGCTCACCTGCGCCTTCTTCAACCAGGCCTGGCGCGAGAAGGACCTCGTCCCCGGCAAGACCGGCCTGTTCGCCGGCAAGGTGTCCGCCTTCCGCGACACCCTGCAGCTGACCAACCCCGAGTACGAGCTGTTCGAGGCCGACCGCGCCGACGAGGCGATGGACGACTTCCTCGCCGCGATCATCCCGGTCTACCCGGCGGCGCAGGGCATGCCGACGTGGTCGATCGCGAAGTGCGTGCGCCAGGTGCTCGACGTCCTCGAGGTCGACGAGGACCCGATGCCGGCGGAGCTGCGGCGGCTGCACCGCCTGTCCGACCTCGACACCGCGCTGCACGGCATCCACCGCCCGGACAACTGGGCGCACCTGGAGGCGTCGAAGAAGCGGCTCAAGTGGGACGAGGCCATGGCCGTCCAGCTGATCTTCGCGCAGCGGCGGCACTCGGCCATCTCGCGGCCGGCGAAGGCGAACCCGCACGTCAGCGGCGGCCTGATGGACGCCTTCGACAAGCGGCTGCCCTTCGACCTGACCGCGGGCCAGCGGGAGATCGGCGCCGAGATCGCCGCCGACCTCGCCTCCGAGCACCCGATGAACCGGCTGCTGCAGGGCGAGGTCGGCTCGGGCAAGACGATCGTCGCGCTGCGGGCGATGCTGCAGGTCGTCGACAACGGACGGCAGACGGCGATGCTGGCGCCGACCGAGGTCCTCGCCGCCCAGCACGCGCGGTCGCTGCGGGAGATGCTCGGCGACCTCGGCCAGGCGGGCGAGCTGGGCGCGGCGGAGAACGCCACTCGCGTCACGCTGCTCACCGGGTCGATGGGCGCGAAGGAGCGCAAGAAGGCGCTGCTGGAGATCGTCAGCGGGGAAGCGGGCATCGTCGTCGGCACGCACGCGCTGATCCAGGACCACGTCGAGTTCGCCGACCTCGGCCTCGCCGTCGTCGACGAGCAGCACCGCTTCGGCGTCGAGCAGCGGGACGCGCTGCGCACCCGCGGCGCGGGCGACACCAGCCCGCACGTCCTCGTCATGACCGCGACGCCGATCCCGCGCACGGTCGCCATGACCGTGTACGGCGACCTCGAGGTTTCCGCGCTGCGCGAGATGCCGGTCGGCCGGTCGCCGATCTCGACCACGGTCGTGCCGGTCGCCGAAAAGCCCGCCTGGTTCGACCGGATCTGGCAGCGCGTGCGCGAAGAGGTCGGCAAGGGGCACCAGGCCTACGTCGTGTGCCCGCGGATCGGCGACGAGCCGCCGTCGGACAAGAGCGACAAGCGGCCGCCGCTCGCGGTCCTGGACGTCGCGCCGGACCTGGAAAACGGGGCGCTGCAAGGGTTGCGCGTCGGCGTGCTGCACGGCCGGATGCCGCCCGACGACAAGGACGCCGTGATGCGGGCCTTCTCCGCGGCGAAGCTCGACGTTCTCGTCGCCACCACGGTGATCGAGGTCGGCGTCAACGTCCCGAACGCGACGGCGATGGTGATCATGGACGCCGACCGCTTCGGCGTCAGCCAGCTGCACCAGCTGCGCGGCCGCGTCGGCCGGGGCAGCGTGCCGGGCGTCTGCCTGCTGGTCACCGAGGCCCTCGACGGCACGGCGACCCGCGAACGGCTGGCCGCGGTGGAGTCGACGACCGACGGCTTCGAGCTGTCGCGGCTCGACCTGGAGCTGCGCCGCGAAGGCGACATCCTCGGGGCCGCGCAGTCCGGCAAGCGGTCCGGGCTGAAGCTGCTTTCGCTGCTGCGCGACGAGGACGTGATCGCCGCGTCGCGGGCCAGCGCGCAGGAGATCGTCGAGGAGGACCCGGACCTGAAGAAGTACCACGGCCTGGCGCAGCTGGTCGCCGACGTCGTCGACGTCGACCGCGCGGAGTACCTGGAGAAGAGTTGA
- a CDS encoding caspase, EACC1-associated type, which produces MAGRRRALIVANGEYENAGLQRLGSPAADADALAAVLSDRSISDFEVRVVRNEASHVVQGEIEDLCAEGRPDDVLLMHFSCHGLKDDSGGLYFAARNTRPDRLRSTAVPAQFVQQCLRQSRSRSVVLLLDCCYGGAFGQGVAVRASGDANVLDSFRGGRGRAVITASNSIEYAFEGARLAEGQPAQPSVFTSALVEGLRTGEADRDEDGWIALGELYEYLFDRVRERNPKQTPSRDIEMQGELYLAKSRRRRIKPSAIPADLAAAIAAENPFTRLGAVAELRRRLSSDNLPVAMGAFEALKGMAATDIQHVAAAAEAARAEVAVRTDSPTVSFAGNVVERRIRLLGPPVARACTFETSHAWIEVRETDGGAELRVTRGPEPRRGKVVVTGPTGATDVAVEAAAAEPVAAPVEAGLVAEAERAEPVAAPEIASVEPEPAAASEFAAEPPGVAGSAGTPETGATQPAAAAEPEGVSGPPEPAAAHPPPARAGRAVASPGLLAVAGGGLMLASLAFEYQYNLGDYSHTLAGALPGFEWYVWPLALLAIVAGGLVTASGAMARPAGWLAGMAVAALWGLVMAYSTGRSLTAEDGYHLGAGFGFLFAGVLAVFAAGVGAVWPVRRELGFRRPDRYSWAAMGAGLFGAIGLIIQYSTDSSAGASGIGGTFALTVVLAVAVPVLAGAIRPARFGGQVMIGWSAAALCVVVAIAKSEPKGSEANLVGVIFFGSSLFFLSVAAGWLLRRNQPIERQP; this is translated from the coding sequence ATGGCCGGGCGGAGGCGGGCGTTGATCGTCGCCAACGGCGAGTACGAGAACGCGGGGCTGCAGCGGCTGGGCTCGCCCGCGGCGGACGCGGACGCTCTGGCGGCGGTGCTGTCCGACCGGTCGATCAGCGACTTCGAGGTCCGGGTGGTCCGCAACGAGGCCTCGCACGTCGTGCAGGGGGAGATCGAGGACCTCTGCGCCGAGGGCCGTCCCGACGACGTCCTGCTGATGCACTTTTCCTGCCACGGCCTGAAGGACGACTCGGGCGGCCTGTACTTCGCCGCGCGCAACACCCGCCCCGACCGGCTCCGGTCGACGGCGGTGCCCGCGCAGTTCGTGCAGCAGTGCCTCCGCCAGAGCCGCTCGCGCAGCGTGGTGCTGCTGCTGGACTGCTGCTACGGCGGGGCGTTCGGGCAGGGCGTGGCGGTGCGGGCGTCGGGCGACGCGAACGTCCTGGACAGCTTCCGCGGCGGCCGCGGCCGGGCGGTCATCACGGCGTCGAACTCGATCGAGTACGCCTTCGAGGGCGCGCGGCTCGCCGAAGGGCAGCCCGCCCAGCCGTCGGTGTTCACGTCGGCGCTGGTGGAGGGCCTGCGCACCGGCGAGGCCGACCGCGACGAGGACGGCTGGATCGCTTTGGGGGAGCTGTACGAGTACCTGTTCGACCGCGTCCGCGAGCGCAACCCGAAGCAGACCCCGAGTCGTGACATCGAGATGCAGGGCGAGCTGTACCTGGCGAAGAGCAGGCGCCGCCGGATCAAGCCGTCCGCGATCCCGGCGGACCTGGCGGCGGCGATCGCGGCGGAGAACCCGTTCACCCGGCTGGGAGCGGTGGCGGAGCTGCGACGCCGGCTCTCGAGCGACAACCTGCCGGTGGCGATGGGAGCGTTCGAGGCGTTGAAGGGCATGGCGGCCACGGACATCCAGCACGTGGCAGCGGCGGCCGAGGCCGCGAGGGCGGAGGTCGCGGTGCGCACCGACTCCCCGACGGTCAGCTTCGCCGGGAACGTGGTCGAGCGGCGGATCCGGCTGCTGGGTCCGCCCGTGGCGCGAGCTTGCACGTTCGAGACGTCCCACGCGTGGATCGAGGTCCGCGAGACGGACGGTGGGGCCGAGCTGAGGGTGACACGGGGGCCCGAGCCCCGCCGGGGCAAGGTCGTGGTGACGGGTCCGACGGGGGCGACGGACGTCGCGGTCGAAGCGGCGGCAGCGGAGCCCGTTGCCGCACCGGTCGAAGCCGGGCTGGTGGCGGAGGCCGAGCGGGCCGAGCCCGTTGCCGCGCCGGAGATCGCGTCGGTGGAGCCCGAGCCGGCTGCCGCGTCGGAGTTCGCGGCAGAACCACCCGGAGTGGCCGGGTCCGCCGGCACGCCGGAGACCGGTGCGACGCAGCCCGCCGCGGCAGCCGAACCCGAGGGGGTTTCCGGCCCGCCCGAGCCGGCGGCGGCACACCCGCCGCCGGCTCGGGCGGGCCGCGCCGTGGCCTCGCCCGGTCTGCTCGCCGTGGCCGGCGGTGGGCTGATGCTCGCGAGTCTGGCGTTCGAGTACCAGTACAACCTGGGTGACTACAGCCACACGCTCGCGGGCGCCCTGCCCGGGTTCGAGTGGTACGTCTGGCCGCTCGCGCTGCTCGCGATCGTCGCTGGAGGCCTGGTGACCGCTTCGGGCGCCATGGCGCGGCCGGCCGGCTGGCTGGCCGGGATGGCCGTAGCCGCTTTGTGGGGTCTGGTGATGGCCTACTCCACCGGTAGGTCCCTCACGGCGGAGGACGGGTACCACCTGGGCGCCGGGTTCGGGTTTCTGTTCGCCGGCGTGCTGGCCGTCTTCGCGGCGGGCGTCGGGGCGGTGTGGCCGGTTCGCCGTGAGCTGGGCTTCCGCCGGCCCGACCGGTACTCGTGGGCCGCGATGGGGGCGGGTTTGTTCGGGGCGATCGGCCTGATCATCCAGTATTCGACCGACAGCAGCGCCGGGGCGTCCGGGATCGGGGGCACCTTCGCGCTCACGGTCGTACTGGCGGTCGCCGTCCCGGTCCTGGCCGGAGCGATTCGTCCGGCACGCTTCGGCGGCCAGGTCATGATCGGCTGGTCCGCGGCCGCGCTGTGCGTCGTGGTGGCCATCGCGAAGTCGGAGCCCAAAGGCAGCGAAGCGAACCTCGTGGGCGTGATCTTCTTCGGGAGCTCTCTCTTCTTCCTGAGCGTCGCGGCGGGTTGGCTGCTCCGGCGGAATCAGCCGATCGAGCGACAGCCCTGA
- a CDS encoding S8 family peptidase, with protein MLLAAVATLLAGQPGAGGVQADPPSWGLDRIDQRAGLDHAYHYASDASGVTIYVIDSGVDAKHPDFEGRVAPGRDFLGGGSDTSDTNGHGTRLAGIAAGKDYGVAKGAQIVPVRVLDKDGGGATDQIIAGIDWVAQNAQQPAVAVLGIGGVPNDQLDAAVKRLAAVVPVAVPAGSETADASGFSPGRVPEALTVGASDSQDHPDKASNFGQDVDLYAPGVDVPGPIAGGTGAGPESGTSMAAAFAAGVAALYRAQHPDAAPDQVDQALVQAATPNALKGVPDGTANRLLYAPPGS; from the coding sequence ATGCTTCTCGCGGCGGTGGCCACCCTGCTCGCCGGGCAGCCGGGGGCCGGCGGGGTGCAAGCCGATCCGCCCAGCTGGGGGCTCGACCGGATCGACCAGCGCGCCGGGCTCGACCACGCCTACCACTACGCGAGCGACGCCTCGGGCGTGACGATCTACGTCATCGACAGCGGCGTCGACGCCAAGCACCCGGACTTCGAGGGCCGCGTCGCGCCCGGGCGGGACTTCCTCGGCGGCGGCTCCGACACCTCCGACACCAACGGCCACGGCACCCGCCTCGCCGGGATTGCCGCGGGCAAGGACTACGGCGTCGCGAAGGGCGCGCAGATCGTGCCGGTGCGGGTGCTCGACAAGGACGGCGGGGGCGCCACCGACCAGATCATCGCGGGCATCGACTGGGTCGCGCAGAACGCGCAGCAGCCCGCGGTCGCCGTCCTCGGCATCGGCGGCGTCCCGAACGACCAGCTCGACGCGGCGGTCAAGCGCCTCGCGGCGGTGGTCCCGGTCGCGGTCCCGGCGGGCAGCGAGACGGCGGACGCGAGCGGCTTCTCCCCCGGCCGGGTGCCGGAGGCGCTGACGGTCGGGGCCTCCGACAGCCAGGACCACCCCGACAAGGCGTCGAACTTCGGCCAGGACGTCGACCTGTACGCGCCGGGCGTCGACGTCCCGGGCCCGATCGCCGGCGGCACGGGCGCGGGCCCGGAGTCCGGCACGTCGATGGCGGCGGCGTTCGCGGCGGGCGTGGCGGCGCTGTACCGCGCCCAGCACCCGGATGCGGCGCCTGACCAGGTGGACCAAGCGCTTGTTCAGGCGGCGACCCCGAACGCGCTGAAGGGGGTCCCGGACGGCACGGCCAACCGGCTGCTTTACGCCCCGCCGGGATCCTGA
- a CDS encoding pyruvate carboxylase, with protein MFRKVLVANRGEIAIRAFRAGYELGAGTVAVFPHEDRNSLHRLKADEAYEIGEPGHPVRAYLSVDEIVAAAKKAGADAVYPGYGFLSENPDLARACEEAGITFVGPSADILELTGNKARAVKAAREAGVPVLGSSEPSSDVDALVAAADDLGFPVFVKAVAGGGGRGMRRVMEPAQLRESIEAAAREAESAFGDPTVFLEKAVVEPRHIEVQILADGAGNIIHLYERDCSVQRRHQKVVELAPAPNLDPELRDRICADAVKFAKQIGYRNAGTVEFLLDKQGNHVFIEMNPRIQVEHTVTEEVTDVDLVQSQLRIASGETLDDLGLSQDKIYLRGAALQCRITTEDPANGFRPDTGMISAYRSPGGSGIRLDGGTAFSGTEISAHFDSLLVKLTCRGRDFETAVRRARRAVAEFRIRGVATNIPFLQAVLDDPDFRAGRVTTSFIEERPQLLTARQSADRGTRLLTYLADQTVNKPHGERPKTPDATVKLPKLPKDARPADGSKQQLVELGPGGFAEWLRKSPHIGVTDTTFRDAHQSLLATRVRTKDLLAVAPVVANTLPQLLSLECWGGATYDVALRFLAEDPWERLAALREAVPNICLQMLLRGRNTVGYTPYPTEVTTAFVQEATKTGIDIFRIFDALNDVEQMRPAIEAVRETGTAVAEVALCYTSDLSDPGEKLYTLDYYLKLAEQIVGAGAHVLAIKDMAGLLRAPAAARLVTALRKEFDLPVHIHTHDTAGGQLATYLAAINAGADAVDGAVSSMAGTTSQPSLSSIVAATDHSDRTTGLDLDAIGELEPYWESVRKIYAPFEAGLASPTGRVYHHEIPGGQLSNLRTQAIALGLGDRFEDIEAMYAAADKILGHLVKVTPSSKVVGDLALHLVGAGVSPADFEAEPNKFDIPDSVIGFLRGELGDPPGGWPEPFRTKALEGRAAAKPVAELSEEDRSALASEPRRTLNRLLFPAPTKEFEAHREAYGDTSVLPSKDFFYGLRPGEEYAVDLEPGVRLLIELEAIGEADERGVRTVMSTLNGQLRPIQIRDRSIASDIPATEKADKGNPKQVAAPFAGVVTLQVAEGDTVEAGATVATIEAMKMEASITASAGGKVGRLAITNVQQVEGGDLLLVLE; from the coding sequence ATGTTCCGCAAGGTGCTGGTGGCCAACCGCGGGGAGATCGCGATCCGAGCGTTCCGCGCCGGCTACGAACTGGGCGCGGGGACCGTCGCCGTGTTTCCGCACGAAGATCGCAACTCCCTGCACCGCCTGAAGGCCGATGAGGCGTACGAGATCGGCGAGCCCGGTCATCCCGTGCGCGCCTACCTCTCGGTCGACGAGATCGTCGCCGCCGCGAAGAAGGCGGGGGCCGACGCCGTCTACCCCGGTTACGGTTTCCTCTCCGAGAACCCCGATCTCGCGCGCGCGTGCGAAGAAGCGGGCATCACCTTCGTCGGGCCGAGCGCCGACATCCTCGAGCTCACCGGCAACAAGGCCCGCGCGGTCAAGGCCGCGCGCGAGGCCGGCGTGCCGGTGCTCGGGTCGTCCGAGCCCTCCAGTGACGTCGACGCGCTGGTCGCGGCCGCCGACGACCTGGGCTTCCCCGTCTTCGTCAAGGCCGTCGCCGGTGGTGGCGGGCGCGGCATGCGCCGCGTCATGGAGCCGGCCCAGCTGCGCGAGTCCATCGAGGCCGCCGCGCGCGAGGCCGAGTCCGCCTTCGGCGACCCGACGGTGTTCCTCGAGAAGGCCGTCGTCGAGCCGCGGCACATCGAGGTGCAGATCCTCGCCGACGGCGCCGGCAACATCATCCACCTCTACGAGCGTGACTGCTCGGTGCAGCGGCGCCACCAGAAGGTCGTCGAGCTGGCCCCCGCGCCGAACCTCGACCCCGAGCTGCGGGACCGGATCTGCGCGGACGCGGTCAAGTTCGCGAAGCAGATCGGCTACCGCAACGCCGGCACCGTCGAGTTCCTGCTCGACAAGCAGGGCAACCACGTCTTCATCGAGATGAACCCGCGCATCCAGGTCGAGCACACGGTCACCGAAGAGGTCACCGACGTCGACCTCGTGCAGTCGCAGCTGCGGATCGCTTCCGGCGAGACGCTCGACGACCTCGGCCTGAGCCAGGACAAGATCTACCTGCGCGGCGCCGCGCTGCAGTGCCGCATCACCACCGAAGACCCGGCCAACGGCTTCCGCCCGGACACCGGGATGATCTCCGCCTACCGCTCGCCGGGCGGCTCGGGCATCCGGCTCGACGGCGGCACCGCCTTCTCCGGCACCGAGATCAGCGCCCACTTCGACTCGCTGCTGGTGAAGCTCACCTGCCGCGGCCGCGACTTCGAGACCGCCGTCCGCCGCGCGCGCCGTGCCGTCGCGGAGTTCCGGATCCGCGGGGTCGCGACGAACATCCCGTTCCTGCAGGCGGTTCTCGACGACCCGGACTTCCGCGCCGGGCGCGTCACGACGTCGTTCATCGAGGAACGACCGCAGCTGCTCACCGCGCGGCAGTCTGCCGACCGCGGCACGCGGCTGCTGACCTACCTCGCCGACCAGACGGTCAACAAGCCGCACGGCGAGCGCCCGAAGACGCCGGACGCCACGGTCAAGCTCCCGAAGCTGCCGAAGGACGCTCGGCCGGCCGACGGCTCGAAGCAGCAGCTCGTCGAGCTGGGCCCGGGCGGGTTCGCGGAGTGGCTGCGGAAGTCGCCGCACATCGGCGTCACCGACACGACGTTCCGCGACGCGCACCAGTCGCTGCTCGCCACCCGCGTCCGCACGAAGGACCTGCTCGCGGTGGCGCCGGTCGTCGCGAACACGCTGCCGCAGCTGCTTTCGCTGGAGTGCTGGGGCGGCGCGACCTACGACGTCGCGCTGCGGTTCCTCGCCGAGGACCCGTGGGAGCGCCTCGCCGCGCTGCGCGAGGCCGTGCCGAACATCTGCCTGCAGATGCTGCTGCGCGGGCGCAACACCGTCGGGTACACGCCTTATCCGACCGAGGTGACCACCGCCTTCGTCCAGGAAGCCACGAAGACCGGCATCGACATCTTCCGGATCTTCGACGCGCTCAACGACGTCGAGCAGATGCGCCCGGCCATCGAAGCCGTGCGCGAGACCGGGACCGCCGTCGCCGAGGTGGCGCTCTGCTACACCTCGGACCTGTCCGACCCGGGGGAGAAGCTCTACACGCTCGACTACTACCTCAAGCTGGCCGAGCAGATCGTCGGCGCCGGCGCGCACGTCCTGGCGATCAAGGACATGGCCGGGCTGCTGCGCGCGCCCGCGGCGGCCCGGCTGGTCACCGCGCTGCGCAAGGAGTTCGACCTGCCGGTGCACATCCACACCCACGACACCGCGGGCGGCCAGCTGGCCACCTACCTCGCGGCGATCAACGCGGGCGCGGACGCCGTCGACGGCGCCGTGTCGTCGATGGCGGGCACGACGTCGCAGCCGTCGCTGTCGTCGATCGTGGCGGCCACCGACCACTCCGACCGCACCACCGGGCTGGACCTGGACGCGATCGGCGAGCTGGAGCCGTACTGGGAGAGCGTGCGCAAGATCTACGCGCCGTTCGAGGCCGGGCTGGCCTCGCCGACCGGGCGCGTCTACCACCACGAGATTCCCGGCGGCCAGCTGTCGAACCTGCGCACGCAAGCCATCGCGCTGGGGCTGGGCGACCGGTTCGAGGACATCGAGGCGATGTACGCCGCCGCCGACAAGATCCTCGGGCACCTGGTGAAGGTGACGCCGTCGTCGAAGGTCGTCGGCGACCTCGCGCTGCACCTGGTCGGCGCGGGCGTTTCGCCGGCCGACTTCGAGGCGGAGCCGAACAAGTTCGACATCCCCGACTCGGTGATCGGCTTCCTGCGCGGCGAGCTGGGCGACCCGCCGGGCGGCTGGCCGGAGCCGTTCCGCACCAAGGCCCTCGAAGGCCGGGCAGCCGCGAAGCCGGTCGCCGAACTGTCCGAAGAGGACCGTTCCGCGCTGGCTTCGGAGCCGCGCCGGACGCTCAACCGCCTGCTGTTCCCGGCCCCCACCAAGGAGTTCGAGGCGCACCGCGAGGCCTACGGCGACACGTCCGTGCTGCCCAGCAAGGACTTCTTCTACGGCCTGCGGCCGGGCGAGGAGTACGCGGTCGACCTCGAGCCGGGCGTGCGCCTGCTCATCGAGCTGGAAGCGATCGGCGAGGCCGACGAACGCGGTGTGCGCACGGTGATGTCGACGCTCAACGGCCAGCTGCGGCCCATCCAGATCCGCGACCGGTCGATCGCGTCGGACATCCCGGCGACCGAGAAGGCGGACAAGGGCAACCCGAAGCAGGTCGCGGCGCCGTTCGCCGGCGTGGTGACGCTGCAGGTCGCCGAGGGCGACACGGTCGAGGCCGGTGCGACGGTCGCGACGATCGAGGCCATGAAGATGGAGGCGTCGATCACCGCGTCCGCCGGGGGCAAGGTCGGCAGGCTGGCGATCACGAACGTCCAGCAGGTCGAGGGCGGTGACCTCCTGCTGGTGCTGGAATGA
- a CDS encoding GNAT family N-acetyltransferase, which yields MIRPATVADAAVIGEIHVASWQAAYAGLMPDDFLAGLSASSRAESWARLIGDGGQVLVAEQDGVVAGFAAYGDGRLYALYLLPEYWGRGLGRALHDRVVEDLSGDSAVLWVLSTNERAKAFYVRQGWAPDGAAQTETIDDGRVTLEELRFRRPLP from the coding sequence TTGATCCGCCCGGCCACCGTCGCCGACGCCGCCGTGATCGGCGAGATCCACGTCGCGTCCTGGCAGGCGGCGTACGCGGGCCTGATGCCGGACGACTTCCTCGCCGGCCTCTCGGCTTCCTCGCGGGCGGAGTCGTGGGCGCGGCTCATCGGTGACGGCGGCCAGGTGCTGGTCGCCGAGCAAGACGGCGTCGTCGCGGGATTCGCCGCGTACGGGGACGGGCGGCTCTACGCGCTCTACCTGCTGCCGGAGTACTGGGGGCGGGGCCTCGGCCGGGCGCTGCACGACCGGGTCGTCGAAGACCTGTCCGGCGACAGCGCCGTCCTGTGGGTGCTTTCGACGAACGAGCGCGCGAAGGCCTTCTACGTCCGGCAGGGCTGGGCGCCCGACGGCGCCGCCCAGACCGAGACGATCGACGACGGGCGCGTCACGCTGGAGGAGCTGCGGTTCCGGCGTCCGCTGCCGTGA
- a CDS encoding TetR/AcrR family transcriptional regulator, with protein MATEISGTKRPGGRTERTRLAALNATLELLGERGYAELTVEAVAERSGVHKTTLYRRWESAEGLVAAALLLGTEQEWTAPDTGSLEGDLRGINLELVHYFTSPGERELPTASISAAFLSARAADALREFYVDRHARSAAVVERAVERGEVPAGTDAVEVVRVACGPIFYRLFVSREGVTPKDAGVAAAAAAAAAKAGVFTAADAGTAAPPA; from the coding sequence TTGGCAACCGAGATTTCCGGCACCAAGCGCCCGGGCGGGCGCACCGAGCGGACCCGCCTCGCCGCGCTGAACGCCACCCTCGAGCTGCTCGGCGAACGCGGGTACGCCGAGCTGACCGTCGAGGCGGTCGCCGAACGCTCCGGCGTGCACAAGACGACGCTGTACCGCCGGTGGGAGTCCGCCGAAGGCCTGGTCGCGGCGGCCCTGCTGCTGGGGACCGAGCAGGAGTGGACGGCCCCGGACACCGGGTCCCTGGAAGGCGACCTGCGCGGGATCAACCTGGAGCTGGTGCACTACTTCACCTCGCCGGGCGAGCGTGAGCTGCCGACGGCGTCGATCTCGGCGGCATTCCTGTCCGCTCGCGCGGCGGACGCGCTGCGGGAGTTCTACGTCGACCGCCACGCGCGTTCGGCCGCGGTCGTCGAGCGGGCCGTCGAGCGTGGCGAAGTCCCGGCCGGCACCGACGCCGTCGAAGTCGTTCGCGTGGCGTGCGGGCCGATCTTCTACCGCCTGTTCGTCTCGCGCGAAGGCGTGACGCCGAAGGACGCCGGGGTCGCGGCCGCCGCGGCGGCCGCGGCGGCGAAAGCGGGCGTGTTCACGGCAGCGGACGCCGGAACCGCAGCTCCTCCAGCGTGA
- a CDS encoding erythromycin esterase family protein: MPDTGPLDVPSVAALIGDAEVVAIGENNHHIREFGVLRDRLLRHLVEERGFTVLGFEGGFPEGHLVDAWLRGGPGDVADIARDGFTFGLGDSAEVHSMLTWLRGRDVRFYGVDVPSSAGSPVPALRAVREVLSRVDPANVSLVDTALAACEPYASVSSAVAPGRYQEMSVAARDAATTALTVLKGHVESLAPEAAHDAEGALRVDLYLRELAALMAGQAPEPQSSSRDTYMAATVRLLRRLHPGEKIVLMLHNGHLQRVPFSPMPGMTAPSAGTHLAAELGDRYFALALTAVSGTTTGLVPDEGERLGFRMFEQALAAPAAGSVEATLASEAPCVVARPAATGIRHAHMTVSVDVAAAFDAVVCLKGQETIFQAAAG, encoded by the coding sequence ATGCCAGACACCGGCCCCCTCGACGTCCCGTCCGTCGCCGCCCTGATCGGCGACGCCGAGGTCGTCGCGATCGGCGAGAACAACCATCACATCCGCGAGTTCGGCGTGCTGCGCGACCGCCTGCTGCGCCACCTCGTCGAAGAGCGCGGGTTCACCGTGCTCGGGTTCGAGGGCGGGTTCCCCGAAGGGCACCTGGTCGACGCGTGGCTGCGCGGCGGCCCGGGCGACGTCGCCGACATCGCGCGGGACGGCTTCACCTTCGGCCTCGGCGACTCGGCCGAGGTGCATTCCATGCTGACCTGGCTGCGGGGTCGTGACGTCCGCTTCTACGGGGTCGACGTGCCGAGTTCGGCCGGGTCGCCGGTACCCGCGCTGCGAGCGGTCCGCGAAGTCCTCTCCCGGGTGGATCCCGCCAATGTGTCCCTTGTGGACACAGCGCTGGCGGCGTGCGAGCCGTACGCGTCGGTCAGCAGCGCGGTCGCGCCGGGGCGGTACCAGGAGATGAGCGTCGCGGCGCGGGACGCGGCCACCACGGCGCTGACCGTCCTCAAAGGACATGTCGAGTCGCTGGCGCCCGAGGCCGCGCACGACGCGGAGGGCGCGCTGCGCGTCGACCTGTACCTGCGGGAGCTGGCCGCGCTGATGGCCGGGCAGGCGCCGGAGCCGCAGAGTTCGTCGCGGGACACGTACATGGCGGCGACCGTGCGGCTGCTGCGCCGCCTGCACCCGGGCGAGAAGATCGTCCTGATGCTCCACAACGGACACCTCCAGCGCGTGCCGTTCTCGCCGATGCCCGGCATGACGGCGCCGTCGGCGGGTACGCACTTGGCCGCGGAGCTGGGGGATCGCTATTTCGCGCTCGCTTTGACCGCGGTCTCGGGGACGACGACCGGGCTCGTCCCCGACGAAGGTGAGCGGCTCGGGTTCCGGATGTTCGAGCAGGCCCTGGCTGCGCCGGCGGCCGGCAGTGTCGAGGCGACGCTGGCTTCCGAGGCGCCGTGCGTGGTCGCGCGTCCCGCGGCGACGGGCATCCGGCACGCGCACATGACCGTGTCGGTCGACGTCGCGGCCGCGTTCGACGCTGTCGTCTGCCTGAAAGGGCAGGAAACGATTTTCCAGGCGGCGGCCGGTTAG